The segment GGTGGAGGAAGCCGTCGGGCGGCTGATTGACCTGGGGCTGGTGGTCGCCGGTGGGGCCGACAGCGACGCCCCGCTGTCGCCCACGGAGCCCAGCATCGCGCTCGACCGCCTCGTGCACATCCGGTCGGCCGAGGTCCGGGAGGCCCAGCTGGCCGCGCTGCACGCCTACCGTGACTATCGGCGCTGCACCGGTGCGCAGACCACCGATGATCTCGTGGAAGTGGTGACGGGACCGCAGATCGTGGATCGTATCTGGCAGTTCGAGAAAGCGGTTGAGTCCGAAGTGGTCCGCTTCGATTCCCCGCCGTATCACACGGACGGCGGGGCGAATGACGTAGAGGTGGAAAACCTCGAACGGGGCGTGGAGTACCGCGTGGTGTATTCCAGCTCCGCGGTGCAGAACTGTACTTACTATGCGGTTAATATCGAGCCGTGTATTGCCGCGGGGGAACAGGCCCGGGTGCTGTCGGCGGTTCCGGTCAAACTCACCGTCTTCGACCGGCGGCTGGCGATCGTATCGATGTCGTCCGTCGAGGCGGAATCCAATGAGGCGCTGCTTCTGGTGCGACCGTCGAGCCTGCTGACCGCGCTCCTGGGGCTGTTCGAGACGGCATGGCGGTCCGGCCACCCCATGCACCTCAGCGCACAGGTGCCGCGCGCGCTGCGTCCCGTCCAGCGCCGCATCCTGGAGCTGATGGGGACGGGAGTTACCGACGACACCATCGCGCAGCTGCTGGGCATCAGCCGCCGCACCCTCTCCCGTCACACGGAGCGGCTCTACCAGCTGGCCGGCGCGACCAGCCGGTTCCAACTCGCCCTGCACGCCGCTCGTAAGGAGTGGATCTGACGGAATCCCGGCCCGTCAGGGAGAAGTCAGGGAGAAGCGGGGGGAAGCGGGCGCGGGTGCGGGTTGCGCATCTGTGCCACTGACACAGCTGTGTCACCACTGCCCTTGAGCAGCCGGTACACCAAGGGGTGCCCGCGATTTCCGGGCTCCCGCATCCCCCTTGGAGTAGCTGTGCCCCTGCGCATATCGAGGCTCGCCACGGTCGTCGCCCTCTCGACAGCGGTCCCCCTGCTCGCCGGGTACGTGTCCTATGCGGAGGACGCGTCGCCCGTTGCCACCGTCCGCACCTCCGGCCATGCCCTCCCCGGCCGGTACATCGTCGTGCTCAAGGACCATACGCTGTCCCCCCGTTCGGTGAAGGACGAGAGCGACCGCCTCGTGAAGGCGCACGGCGGCGCCGTCCGGCAGACCTACGGGACGGTGCTCAAGGGCTATGCGGCCGCGATGAGCGCCGATCAGGCGCGCCGGGTGGCGGCCGATCCCGGTGTCGCCTACGTGGAGCAGGACGTCGAGGTCCGTGCCTCCGCCGTCCAGAGCAACCCGCCGTCGTGGGGGCTCGACCGGGTGGACCAGGAGTCCCTGCCGCTGGACAGGAGCTACTCGTACGCCACGACGGCGAGCGACGTCACGGCGTATGTCGTCGACACCGGTATCCGCACCTCCCACAGCCAGTTCCAGGGCCGGGCGTCCGTCGGGGCCGATGAGGTGGGCGACGGCCAGAACGGTCAGGACTGCGCCGGTCACGGCACCCATGTCGCCGGCACCGTCGGCGGTAAGGACTACGGCGTGGCCAAGGGGGTCAAGCTGGTGTCCGTGCGCGCGCTGAACTGCAGCGGCAAGGGCTCGTCGTCGTCGATCATCGCGGCCGCCGACTGGATCACCGCCCACGCCCACAGGCCCGCCGTGGTCAATATGAGCATCAACGGCAGCAAGAACAGCAGCGAGGACAGCGCGATCAAGAAGTCCATCGCCTCCGGGGTCACCTGGGTCGTCTCCTCGGGCAACGACGGTGCCGACGCCTGCAACAACTCTCCCGGCGACATCGCCGCCGCCCTCGTCGTCAACAACGCCATGTCCGACGACCGGCGCCGATCCGACTCCAACTACGGCTCCTGCACCGACCTCTTCGCCCCGGGAACGGGCATCGTCTCGGCCTGGAACACAGGGGACACGGACACCCACAGCCTTACCGGCACCTCGATGGCCGCACCGCATGTGACCGGCGCCGCCGCCCTCTACCTCTCCGCGCACCCGGACGCCTCCCCGGCGGAGGTCCACCAGGCACTCCTCGACAACGCCACGGAAGGCAAGGTCTCCGACGCCGGCGGCGGGAGCCCCAACCGGCTGCTCTTCACCGGCGGCCTGGGCGTGCGGTAACGCCTGCCGTCCCTCTGGGGCCACCGCCCCGCTCATACGTCACTCCCTCACCCCCCACGGCTCCACCGCACATTCCGTCCCGCTCTCAGGAGGTACCTCATGCGTTTCGCCCACCTCGCCACCACGGCCGCCGCGGTGGCCCTGACACTGGTGGCCGCCAGCGCCTTCGCGTCCGAACCGGACGAGCACAGCGGCAGCCGCACGACGACAGCCGCCTCCGCCACGGCGGCGGACGCCTCGCTGCCGCGGTACGACCACATCGTGGTCGTGCCGTTCGAGAACAAGAACTACGCGTCCATCAAGGGCAGTTCCTCGGCGCCCTACCTCAACTCGCTCGCCCAGCAGGGCGCCCTGTCCGCCAACTCGTTCGGCCTGACCCACCCCAGCCAGCCCAACTACATCGGTCTGTTCTCCGGCTCGATGCAGGGCGTCGACGACGACAGCTGCCCGAACGACTTCTCCAAGGGCAATCTCGGTCAGCAGCTCATCGGCGCGGGCAAGACCTTCAAGGCGTACTCGGAGGGCCTGCCCGAAGCCGGCTACACCGGCTGCAAGAGCGGCAACTACCGCCGTAAGCACGCCCCCTGGGCAGACTTCCCCACGGTCCGCGACTCCGCTCACCACCTGCCGTACTCC is part of the Streptomyces platensis genome and harbors:
- a CDS encoding LuxR C-terminal-related transcriptional regulator produces the protein MAAYLRDLGVARREAEVFSALLQAGRSSAGNLGELLGWDLAEVEEAVGRLIDLGLVVAGGADSDAPLSPTEPSIALDRLVHIRSAEVREAQLAALHAYRDYRRCTGAQTTDDLVEVVTGPQIVDRIWQFEKAVESEVVRFDSPPYHTDGGANDVEVENLERGVEYRVVYSSSAVQNCTYYAVNIEPCIAAGEQARVLSAVPVKLTVFDRRLAIVSMSSVEAESNEALLLVRPSSLLTALLGLFETAWRSGHPMHLSAQVPRALRPVQRRILELMGTGVTDDTIAQLLGISRRTLSRHTERLYQLAGATSRFQLALHAARKEWI
- a CDS encoding S8 family peptidase; its protein translation is MPLRISRLATVVALSTAVPLLAGYVSYAEDASPVATVRTSGHALPGRYIVVLKDHTLSPRSVKDESDRLVKAHGGAVRQTYGTVLKGYAAAMSADQARRVAADPGVAYVEQDVEVRASAVQSNPPSWGLDRVDQESLPLDRSYSYATTASDVTAYVVDTGIRTSHSQFQGRASVGADEVGDGQNGQDCAGHGTHVAGTVGGKDYGVAKGVKLVSVRALNCSGKGSSSSIIAAADWITAHAHRPAVVNMSINGSKNSSEDSAIKKSIASGVTWVVSSGNDGADACNNSPGDIAAALVVNNAMSDDRRRSDSNYGSCTDLFAPGTGIVSAWNTGDTDTHSLTGTSMAAPHVTGAAALYLSAHPDASPAEVHQALLDNATEGKVSDAGGGSPNRLLFTGGLGVR
- a CDS encoding alkaline phosphatase family protein, whose amino-acid sequence is MRFAHLATTAAAVALTLVAASAFASEPDEHSGSRTTTAASATAADASLPRYDHIVVVPFENKNYASIKGSSSAPYLNSLAQQGALSANSFGLTHPSQPNYIGLFSGSMQGVDDDSCPNDFSKGNLGQQLIGAGKTFKAYSEGLPEAGYTGCKSGNYRRKHAPWADFPTVRDSAHHLPYSSFPSDYSKLPTVSFVVPDMCHDMHDCSVGTGDSWLKDHLDGYAQWAKTHNSLLVVTFDEDNFTSVNQIYTSFVGAHVKAGYESKQQINHYSVLRTLEDMYGLPALGGAADKAPLSDIWTAE